CCGTGGTCGTGGTCGAGCACGGCCGCCCGGTCGGCGTCGTCACCGAGAGCGACTGCCAGAGCGTGGACCGCTTCACCAGCCTCTCCGAGGTGATGTCCCGCGAGCTGCTTCTGCTGGACGAGGACATCGACCCGCACACGGCGTTCGAGAAGCTCAACGAGGCGCACCGCAAGCTCGCCCCGGTGGTGGCCGCCGACGGCACCCTGGTCGGCCTGCTCACCCGGAAGAACGCGCTGCGCGCCACCCTCTACAGCCCGGCCGTCGACGCCGCCGGCCGGCTGCGGATCGCCGCCACCGTCGGCATCAACGGCGACGTCGCCGGCCGCGCCAAGTCGCTGCTGGAGGCGGGCGCGGACGTGCTGGTCGTCGACACCGCGCACGGCCACCAGGAGTCGATGATCGCCGCGCTGCGCGCCGTCCGGGGCCTGGACCCGCAGGTGCCCGTCGTGGCGGGCAACGTGGTCTCCGCCGCGGGCGTGCGCGACCTGGTCGAGGCCGGCGCGGACATCCTCAAGGTCGGTGTCGGCCCCGGTGCGATGTGCACCACCCGGATGATGACCGGTGTCGGCCGTCCGCAGTTCTCCGCCGTGCTCGAGTGCGCGGCCGAGGCCCGCCGCCTGGGCAGGCACGTCTGGGCGGACGGCGGCGTGCGGCACCCGCGCGACGTCGCGATGGCGCTGGCCGCCGGCGCCTCCAACGTGATGATCGGCTCCTGGTTCGCCGGTACCTACGAGTCCCCGGGCGACCTCCAGACCACCGCCGACGGCCGCCAGTACAAGGAGAGCTTCGGCATGGCCTCGGCCCGCGCGGTGCGCAACCGGACCTCCGAGGAGTCGGCCTACGACCGGGCCCGCAAGGCGCTCTTCGAGGAGGGCATCTCCACCTCGCGGATGTTCCTCGACCCGGCCCGCCCGGGCGTGGAGGACCTGATCGACTCGATCGTGGCGGGTGTCCGCAGCTCGTGCACCTACGCGGGCGCCTCCAGCCTGGAGGAGTTCCACGAGAAGGCGATCATCGGCGTGCAGAGCGCAGCCGGCTACGCCGAGGGCAAGCCGCTGCACTCCAGCTGGGCCTGACGCGGGGCCGGGCCGGGCGCCCGCCGGCCCCGGTGGATCACTCCACCGGGGTCAGCAGCGCCCGGCTCACCATGCCGACCGTCCGGGAGAGCGTGCCGGCCACCGCGTCCTCCACCGCCGGGGTGTGCCGCAGCTCCCACAGCGCCTCCACGGTGGCCCACGCCGCCTCCCTGGCCCGGTCGATGCTCCAGACGCCGAGGACGTGGAGCAGCGCCTCGGCGGCGGCCGGTGCCTGCGGGCCCGGCAGCAGTTCCTCCCGCACCTCGGCCTCCACCTGGGCGAGCAGGTCGTTGATCCGGTGGTAGTCCGCCCGGACGTCCTCCGGCCGGCTGCCCAGCAGCCGGCAGGTGTCGAGCACGGACAGCGGCAGGTCGTGCTCGATGTGGGTGTTCATCCCCGCCAGCGCGTACTGCAGCGGGTGGATGCCGGGCCGGTTCCGCAGTTCGAACAGCGGGCGCCAGCAAGGTGCGGGCCGACGGCCGTCCGAGGCGGCCTCCACCGCGTCCAGGTAGCGGGCGGCGAACACCGCGTCCAGCTCGGACATGCCCGCCGGGTCGGCGAAGTACGTCTCCCCGAGCCGTTCCCGGACGAGGCGGGTCACCCGCAGGTACATCCGGTT
The Kitasatospora paranensis genome window above contains:
- a CDS encoding GuaB1 family IMP dehydrogenase-related protein — encoded protein: MRFLNDLKPAYDLTYDDVFMVPSRSAVGSRQGVDLSAHDGTGTTVPLVVANMTAIAGRRMAETVARRGGLVAIPQDIPIEVVSEVIGWVKQRHLVHDTALTLSPGDTVADALSLLPKRAHGAVVVVEHGRPVGVVTESDCQSVDRFTSLSEVMSRELLLLDEDIDPHTAFEKLNEAHRKLAPVVAADGTLVGLLTRKNALRATLYSPAVDAAGRLRIAATVGINGDVAGRAKSLLEAGADVLVVDTAHGHQESMIAALRAVRGLDPQVPVVAGNVVSAAGVRDLVEAGADILKVGVGPGAMCTTRMMTGVGRPQFSAVLECAAEARRLGRHVWADGGVRHPRDVAMALAAGASNVMIGSWFAGTYESPGDLQTTADGRQYKESFGMASARAVRNRTSEESAYDRARKALFEEGISTSRMFLDPARPGVEDLIDSIVAGVRSSCTYAGASSLEEFHEKAIIGVQSAAGYAEGKPLHSSWA
- a CDS encoding DUF5995 family protein, with product MTISEALTVDQAVDRMEALRSTLPTGDGVAVFNRMYLRVTRLVRERLGETYFADPAGMSELDAVFAARYLDAVEAASDGRRPAPCWRPLFELRNRPGIHPLQYALAGMNTHIEHDLPLSVLDTCRLLGSRPEDVRADYHRINDLLAQVEAEVREELLPGPQAPAAAEALLHVLGVWSIDRAREAAWATVEALWELRHTPAVEDAVAGTLSRTVGMVSRALLTPVE